In the genome of Paraburkholderia caribensis, the window ATTTCGGGCTCGCGCTACTTCGTTCAGCAGGCGCCGCTTGCCGACTACGACGACGTCGACAGGCGCATGCGCAGCGGCCGGCTCTCGCTCGCAGTCGAGATACCGCCGGACTTCGCACGCGACCTGCAGCGCGGTAGACCGGTCGAGATAGGCGCGTGGATAGACGGCGCGATGCCGCAGCGAGCGGAGACGATCCGCGGCTACGTTCAAGGCATGCACGCGGCCTGGCTCGCAGATCAGGCGCAGCACCGGCTCGGCGCTGCGCCTGCCGCCCGGCTCGACATCGAGACGCGCTTTCGCTACAACCCCGACGTGAGAAGCCTTCCGGCAATGGTGCCCGCGATCATTCCGATGCTGCTGCTGATGCTGCCGGCGATGCTGACCGCGCTTGCGGTCGTGCGCGAACGGGAATTGGGTTCGATCGTGAACCTGTACGTCACGCCCGTCACGCGTGCGGAATTTCTGCTCGGCAAGCAGGTGCCGTACGTGCTGCTCGCGCTCGTCAACTTCCTGCTGATGACACTGATGGCGCGCTTCGCGTTCGGCGTTCCCGTGAAGGGCAGCTTCATCACGCTGCTTGCGGCCGTTCTTGTCTTCAGCATCGTGGCGACCAGCCTTGGGCTCCTTGCGTCCACATTCACGCGCAGCCAGATTGCCGCCATTTTTCTCACCATCGTCGGCACCATGGTGCCGACGATCCAGTTCGCGGGGCTGATCAATCCGCTTTCTTCGATGGAAGGCAGCGGCCGGGTCATCGGACACATCTATCCCGCAGGTTACATGTTCACGATTAGCCGCGGCGTATTCAACAAGGCGCTGGGCTTCGACGAATTGCGGACACAGTTCTGGCCGCTGCTCGTCACGATACCCGTGGTGATGCTGGTGACGATGGCGATGCTGCGCAAGCAGGAGACGTGACGATGATACGCAGGTTCTCGAACATCTACCGGCTCGGCATCAAGGAACTGTGGAGCCTGCGCCGCGATCCGATCATGCTCGTGCTGATCGTCTACACGTTCACCGTATCGATCTACTCGGCCGCGACAGCGCAACCCGATACGCTGCACAAGGCGCCGATCGCGGTGGTCGACGAGGACGCGTCGCCGCTTTCGGCGCGGATAGTCGAGGCATTTTTTCCGCCGCAGTTCGACACGCCCGCGCTCATTTCGGCATCGGCCGTCGACCGGGGTCTCGACACCGGCACATACACTTTCGCGCTCGACATCCCGCCGAATTTCCAGCGCGACATCCTCGCGGGCCGGCGCGCCGTCATCCAGCTGAATGTCGATGCGACCCGGATGAGTCAGGCGTTCACCGGCAGCGGCTACGTGCAGCAGATCGTGAGTGGCGAGGTCGATACGTTCGCGCGACACTATCGGGCGAACGCGACGCCGCCCGTCGATATCGCCATACACATGCGTTTCAACCCGAACCTCGAACATGTGCGATTCGGCGCATTAATGGAGATAATCAACAGCGTCACGATGCTGTCGATCATTCTCACCGGTGCGGCGCTCATCCGGGAGCGCGAGCACGGCACCATTGAACATTTGCTGGTCATGCCCGTGACGCCGGCGGAAATCATGCTTTCGAAGGTCTGGTCGATGGGGCTCGTCGTTCTCGCTGCCGCTGCGTTCTCGCTGACGTTCGTTGTACGGGGGGCGCTGCACGTGCCTGTCGAGGGATCCGTGGCGCTATTCATGCTGGGCGCCGCGCTGCACCTGTTCGCGACGACGTCGATGGGCATTTTCCTCGCGACGCTCGCTCGCAGCATGCCGCAGTTCGGCATGCTGATCGTGCTCGTGCTGCTGCCGTTGCAGATGCTGTCGGGCAGCATCACTCCACGGGAGAGTATGCCGCAAATCGTTCAGGACATCATGCTCGCGGCACCCACCACGCACTTCGTCGAACTGGGTCAGGCAATACTTTACCGCGGCGCGGGCATCGACGTGGTGTGGCGGCCGTTCTGCGCATTGATCGCGATTGGCACGACGCTGTTCGCCCTATCGCTGCGCAGGTTTCGCAAAACCATCAACCAGATGGCCTAGCTGGCCCGCGAGAAGTTCGCCGACCGGAACAGCCGGGTCGCTTCGCAAGCCCGTTCAAGTCGTCGACAACCTTTAGCCGCGTGACTCGTTTGGGCCGTTGAGATCGCGCTGCGGACCTCGTCACATGCGGAGCGGTTCACAGGTCACAATTGATGTGCCAATATTGCTGACATGGAACCCTGTCTCGTCTCGAACCAACCTCGTCATCATCACGGTCGTCACTCGATGCGCCGTGGTTCGTTACGCCCATAGCAGGACAATAAAGTAGAGGAGGCGATTGTCCCCG includes:
- a CDS encoding ABC transporter permease, producing the protein MIRRFSNIYRLGIKELWSLRRDPIMLVLIVYTFTVSIYSAATAQPDTLHKAPIAVVDEDASPLSARIVEAFFPPQFDTPALISASAVDRGLDTGTYTFALDIPPNFQRDILAGRRAVIQLNVDATRMSQAFTGSGYVQQIVSGEVDTFARHYRANATPPVDIAIHMRFNPNLEHVRFGALMEIINSVTMLSIILTGAALIREREHGTIEHLLVMPVTPAEIMLSKVWSMGLVVLAAAAFSLTFVVRGALHVPVEGSVALFMLGAALHLFATTSMGIFLATLARSMPQFGMLIVLVLLPLQMLSGSITPRESMPQIVQDIMLAAPTTHFVELGQAILYRGAGIDVVWRPFCALIAIGTTLFALSLRRFRKTINQMA